Sequence from the Aquimarina sp. Aq107 genome:
ATCTACAACCCAATTGTCTAATGGCTGATTAAAAGCAGTTGTACGATTAAAAAGACCACTCATATCAGTTACATTACTCACATCCCAATCATTAATATTTGCATTAAATAAAACAGCTCCATCAAACATCTCGTTCATACTTGTCACCTGTGATAAATTAGGTATGTCGGTTGCATTGTAAATCATGTTTTCACAATCATTACAGGCCTTTTCCATAGATAGATATTCGAATGTTCCCCATCGATCAATAGAAAGTACTTTTTCGCCATCTCCAAAAACTCCAAAATAAGGGTTAGGGAATTCTCCTATAATAGCTACATTATATATTCCAGGGACATCATAGGTATGGATAATATCAGAAGTTACATTATTATCATATTCTCCATCTCCCCAATCTATGTTTATATTATAGGTGAAATCATTATTTGTTTCTACTTCAAATTGATTTATGGGTGTTGTAGCAAAACCATCTATTCGGGTATCAATCTGTATTCTATATGCATCAGGGTTATTTTGCCAAGAGGATACTACCGAAAAACTTATTTCATCACAGTTCTCTGCAGGTCCTTCAGCATTATAAGGAACGACGGTAATGTATACAACATCTCCATCCAGAAATTCATTGGTAAATGTGATACGAGTAACGTTTCCGACATCTTCATTGTCATAAATTATTTGTGTAGCCCCGCCGTTTTCTCTTCGCAAACTTACTAAATAACCCGTTGCTTGTGGTGCAGCGTTCCATACAATATCAGAATTAGCTGGTACTCCTGTTGCACCATCTAAAGGAGAGATCATTTCTGTACAAAAAACATTGGTACAATTAACAATATCACCCGTAATAGTCCAGTTAAAATTATCTATTAGTTCTTGCCTAGCAATTCTACCATTACAATAGCGAATATTTAAGGCTCCCAAAGAAACATTTGATTGTACTGTCTGAGATGACCATCCTATTAAAACATTATCATAATTTTCTTGCGACAAACCGGAATTAGATAACATATTCACCATTTGCGTAACAGCAGTAATATTCCAGGAAGCTAAGTTTCGATCAAATATTTGGGCTCCGTTAAACATTTGACTCATATTCACTACGTTTTCAGTATTCCAATTTATAATATCCTGATTAAAACTAGCTGCTGCACTAAACATTCCCGATGTATTCGTGACACTTGATACATCCCAATTGTTTAAAGGTTGGTCATAAACTACATTACTTGTAAACATAGTAGACATATTCACAACATTAGACATATCCCAATCATTAATATTTTGATTAAATGCAGACCAACTAAACATACCTGAAACATTAATAACAGAAGATGTATTCCATTGATCTAGGGGCTGATTAAATGGTGTAGTAAAAGAAGTATTCCCACCAAACATTCTAGACATTGAAGTTACAGAACTTACATCCCAATCATTTAATGGTAGATTAAATAAAGCTCTATTAAACATTAAACTCATAGAAGTAACCGCACTAACATCCCATTGATCTAATGGTAAATTAAAAACAGTTAAGAAGAACATAGTATCCATATTAGTTACAGAAGAAACATTCCAATTATTGATAGACTGATTGAAATTAGTATTAGTCGAAAACATTGACGACATATCAATTACAGAAGAAACATTCCAATTATCTAAGGGTTGATTAAAACTACGACATGAGAACATCCCAGACATATCTGTAACATTATCAACTATCCAATTATTAATATTTTGATTAAATGAATTAGCGTCATCAAACATCTGAGACATATTGGTAACATTAGAAACATTCCAATTATTTAGAGGATTATTATATGCACTGGCATCAAGAAACATTCTTGACATGTCGGTAACATTTGACACATCCCAATTATTGATATTTTGATTGAAACGTTCCGCGTCATCAAACATACCTTGCATGTTGGTTACAGTTGCGGTATTCCAATTATCTAAAGGTTCATTAAACAATTCTGCATCCCGAAAAGTTTCGGACATATCGGTTACATTTATTACATTCCAATTATCTAAAGGTCTATTAAATATTTCTGCGTCATAGAACATTCCCGAGATATCTGTAATTGTACCTACATCCCAATTATTAACAATACCATTAAACGAAAGACACCCCCTAAACATATTTTTTAACGAGGTTGCTTGAGACAAATTTGGAGAATCTATTGCGTCGAAGTTAAGGTTACTACATCCATAGAAAGCATTTTCCATTGTTCGCCACTCGATAATCCCCCATTCAAGAATTTCTATAATCTTTTCTTCATCTCCTGAATTATTAAAATAGATTGCTGGAAAATCACCACTTATTTTCACAGTATAGGTTCCTGGTGTTGCATAAGTATGGGTCATATCTCCTGTTACACCTGTATCCGTTGACCCATCACCCCAATCTACCGTATAATTGTACGTATACGCTGGATTTGTAGGAATTGTAATTTCATTATTTGCAGAAGTACCTGGCTGTGTTGTATCCCATATCGCAGTAAATTCTCCAACAAAGCTAGTAAACTCAGATTTTTCAATACTGCTTTCTACAGAATATCCATAAAACAGAGGAGTTATAAACAGGCAACAACTTAATAGATATAGTACAGTACGCTTGTGTATTTTTTTTATCATATGAAATTTTTAAATCAATTTTTCCTTGTAAACTGAATTTAAATCAACACTCATTCGTGATGACCTAGTATTTACGTTAACAAAACTAGTAGCTGTTCGTACCTCAGTCAACCCTGAAAACCGTTGTTTTTTAAATTAGCTTATAAAATGAACTCTTACTTTATAGGAAGATGCATTTCATTTTTCTCAAAACTATACATTAATGTTTGTGAAGACGTTTCAAATTATAATTTGAAACCTATAAATAGCGCTTTATATACTATTTACTTATATTCGAAAGGCATGATTGCGGTTAAAATCTAACACAATAAGCAAATAAGATAATAACTTTTTTAAATGAGTTTTGTTGAAGATGACTCAATAAAAAAAACCTGAAAAACATTCGTTTATCAGGTTTTCTTGTACTCAAGGTGGGAATCGAACCCACACTCTCGAAAGAACTGGATTTTGAATCCAACGTATTTGATAGCAAATTTCATCAACCACATTCATAATCAACTGATTAATAAATATTTAATATTAATTGATTTCATCTGATATGATATAAAATCAATAAATGTTGTACCTATGTTGTACCAAAAATAATTATCTTTATAGTCTAAAATTAAAAGGTATGGCCTCAAATGCAAAAGTAGTTATAAGAAAGAAACCAAATAAAGAAGGGCTATATCCTTTGGCAATCCGCATAACAAAGAACCGTCGGTCAACATACCACTATGTCGGTCATTATTTAGATTTAAAAGATTGGGATGAGAAGAACTTACGAGTTAGAAAATCCCATCCTAATGCCGACAGATTAAATAATTTGATTTCTACCAAGCTTTTAGAGGTTAACAAAACACTCATAGATTTACAGTCCGATAAAAAGGATTTTTCTGCAAATCAAATAAAAGAAGTACTCTATTCAGGTTCTAAATCGAGTACTTTTTATGAAGTTGCAAATGATTTTCTTTCCGAGCTTGAATCAAATAAAAAACTCTCTCAACTGTCAGCAGATAAAGTTCGTGTAAATCACGTAATAACCTTTTATAAGTCAAAGCAGTTGACCTTTCAAGAAATAGACGAAGCCTTTTTGAGGAAATTTAAAACTTATTTAAAAAAATTAAATCTTTCAGAAAGGTCAGTAGTAAATAACCTTGTAGTCATAAGAACAATCTACAACAGGGCTATAAAAATGGGTGTTGTTGATAGAAAATTCTATCCATTTGGCTCAGGTAAGATGAGGATAAAGTTTCCTGAAACTGAAAAAATAGGATTGACTAAGAAAGACATAAGGTCATTTGAATCTGCTAAAAATCTTACTGAAAATGAAACCCACGCACGCAACGTCTGGTTGTTCAGTTTCTATTTTGCAGGAATTAGAGCCGCTGATTTGCTTAAAATTAGATGGTCAGATATTTATGACGATAGACTTCACTATCGTATGAACAAAAATTCCAAATTACTATCGCTCAAAATACCGAAAAAAGTATTCCCAATTTTGGAATATTACAAATCTGGGAAACAGAACAAT
This genomic interval carries:
- a CDS encoding site-specific integrase, translated to MASNAKVVIRKKPNKEGLYPLAIRITKNRRSTYHYVGHYLDLKDWDEKNLRVRKSHPNADRLNNLISTKLLEVNKTLIDLQSDKKDFSANQIKEVLYSGSKSSTFYEVANDFLSELESNKKLSQLSADKVRVNHVITFYKSKQLTFQEIDEAFLRKFKTYLKKLNLSERSVVNNLVVIRTIYNRAIKMGVVDRKFYPFGSGKMRIKFPETEKIGLTKKDIRSFESAKNLTENETHARNVWLFSFYFAGIRAADLLKIRWSDIYDDRLHYRMNKNSKLLSLKIPKKVFPILEYYKSGKQNNNDFVFPEMKKANFKDAKDVYAKTKTATKKFNKYLVGVAKKTKVTKKVTMHIARHSFGHISEDKIPIKMLQKLYRHSDLKTTINYQANFIHKEADDALESVLTF